In Chitinivorax sp. PXF-14, a single window of DNA contains:
- a CDS encoding ester cyclase, with the protein MIKFFIQALPDIRWKMVGEPLVTRDTVAFRWVFSGTNTGIPFEGDKPTGKPIELKGLSLIRARAARSSTRATSTMR; encoded by the coding sequence GTGATCAAGTTCTTCATCCAGGCCCTGCCGGATATCAGATGGAAGATGGTCGGCGAGCCGTTGGTGACCCGGGATACTGTCGCCTTTCGGTGGGTGTTCAGCGGCACCAATACCGGCATCCCATTCGAGGGTGACAAGCCCACCGGCAAGCCGATCGAGCTCAAGGGGCTGTCGCTGATCCGGGCAAGGGCGGCAAGATCGTCCACCAGGGCGACTTCTACGATGCGCTGA
- a CDS encoding MarC family protein, which produces MDYTFASATILLILVTDPLGNIPIFISALKSVDKQRRRLVVVREVFIAYVILMLFLFFGDRFLDLMHLSDTSLGIAGGVILFLIALRMIFPHPDGVFGTDDEHEPFIVPLAIPLLAGPSALATVMLLASRQPGKIMEWMGALTIAMLLCAVVLSFAGQIQKWVGERVVTAFERLMGLILTAIAVEMLLKGIQDFMKSL; this is translated from the coding sequence ATGGACTACACATTCGCCTCGGCCACGATCCTGCTGATCCTCGTGACCGACCCGCTGGGCAATATTCCCATCTTCATCAGCGCGCTCAAGAGTGTCGACAAGCAGCGCCGCAGGCTGGTGGTGGTGCGCGAGGTATTCATTGCCTACGTGATCCTGATGCTGTTCCTGTTTTTCGGGGACCGCTTTCTCGACCTGATGCACCTGTCCGATACCTCGCTCGGCATCGCCGGCGGGGTCATCCTGTTCCTGATCGCGCTGCGCATGATCTTTCCGCATCCGGACGGCGTGTTCGGCACCGATGATGAGCACGAACCCTTCATCGTGCCGCTTGCCATCCCGCTGCTGGCCGGGCCGTCCGCGCTGGCGACGGTGATGCTGCTGGCCTCGCGCCAGCCCGGCAAGATCATGGAGTGGATGGGGGCGCTGACCATCGCCATGCTGCTGTGTGCGGTGGTGCTCAGCTTTGCGGGACAAATTCAGAAGTGGGTGGGTGAGCGCGTTGTCACCGCCTTCGAACGCCTGATGGGGCTCATCCTCACCGCCATTGCGGTCGAGATGCTGCTCAAGGGTATCCAGGATTTCATGAAATCGCTTTGA
- the hemE gene encoding uroporphyrinogen decarboxylase: MTQLKNDTFLRALLRQPTEYTPIWLMRQAGRYLPEYCETRRRAGSFMQLCMSPDLATEVTLQPLARYRLDAAILFSDILTVPDAMGLGLYFAEGEGPKFERPLRDEWEIRNLTVPDPTDKLRYVLDAVSQIRRALDGSVPLIGFSGSPFTLACYMIEGSGSRDWMHVKTMLYNRPELLHHVLDVNARAVTAYLNAQIEAGAQAVQIFDTWGGALSHNAYHEFSLRYIEQIISGLKRESQGRKVPVIVFTKGGGLWLESIAATGCDAVGLDWTVDLGQARARVGDQVALQGNFDPNALFASADAIKQEVDVLLASYGHGNGHVFNLGHGISQFTNPEHVTALVEAVREGSRQYHGETPAA; this comes from the coding sequence ATGACTCAACTTAAGAACGACACCTTCCTGCGCGCACTGCTGCGCCAACCTACCGAGTACACACCGATCTGGCTCATGCGCCAGGCTGGCCGCTACCTGCCCGAATACTGCGAGACGCGCCGCCGCGCCGGTAGCTTCATGCAGCTATGCATGAGCCCTGACTTGGCGACGGAAGTGACGCTGCAGCCACTCGCGCGCTACCGGCTCGATGCCGCCATCCTGTTCTCCGACATCCTTACCGTGCCCGATGCGATGGGCCTCGGCCTGTATTTCGCCGAGGGCGAGGGCCCCAAGTTCGAGCGCCCGCTGCGCGACGAATGGGAAATCCGTAACCTGACCGTGCCTGATCCGACCGACAAGCTGCGCTACGTACTCGACGCGGTCAGCCAGATCCGCCGTGCGCTCGACGGTAGTGTGCCGCTGATCGGCTTCTCCGGCAGCCCGTTCACGCTCGCCTGCTACATGATTGAAGGCAGCGGCTCGCGCGACTGGATGCACGTCAAGACCATGCTCTATAACCGCCCCGAGCTCTTGCACCACGTGCTCGACGTCAACGCCCGCGCTGTCACCGCCTACCTCAACGCGCAGATCGAGGCGGGCGCCCAGGCGGTGCAGATCTTCGATACCTGGGGCGGTGCGCTGAGCCACAACGCCTATCACGAATTCTCGCTGCGCTATATCGAGCAGATCATCAGCGGCCTCAAGCGCGAATCCCAAGGGCGCAAGGTGCCGGTGATCGTGTTCACCAAGGGTGGCGGCCTGTGGCTCGAAAGCATCGCCGCCACCGGCTGCGACGCGGTCGGCCTCGACTGGACCGTCGACCTGGGCCAGGCCCGCGCCCGTGTCGGTGACCAGGTCGCGCTGCAGGGCAACTTTGACCCGAACGCGCTGTTCGCCTCGGCGGATGCGATCAAGCAGGAGGTCGACGTGCTGCTGGCCAGCTACGGCCACGGCAACGGCCACGTGTTCAACCTCGGCCACGGCATCTCGCAGTTCACCAATCCCGAGCATGTGACGGCGCTGGTGGAGGCAGTACGTGAGGGCAGCCGGCAGTACCACGGTGAAACGCCGGCGGCTTGA
- a CDS encoding anti-virulence regulator CigR family protein: protein MRCTKSVCRAMLLLSLSSTLVLPPSYASSPDSKGKLTHAGKAQKKDWHEVGNEDAVELNLARADISAETARGYVRELQIDRSGYAALPPGIRKSLVRGKPLPPDIGKKAVPNRLKVRLPVHDGYTWQVVGTDLVLISATTGIVADVLQDVFGGN from the coding sequence ATGCGCTGTACCAAATCCGTCTGCCGTGCCATGTTGCTGCTGTCGTTATCGAGCACGCTCGTCCTCCCACCGTCCTACGCCAGCTCGCCCGACAGCAAGGGTAAGCTTACCCACGCCGGTAAGGCGCAGAAAAAGGATTGGCACGAGGTTGGTAACGAAGATGCCGTCGAGCTCAACCTGGCCCGTGCCGACATCAGCGCGGAGACGGCGCGTGGCTATGTGCGCGAGCTGCAGATCGACCGCAGCGGCTATGCCGCGCTGCCACCCGGCATCCGCAAGAGCCTCGTGCGCGGCAAGCCGCTGCCGCCGGACATCGGCAAGAAAGCTGTGCCCAATCGCCTGAAGGTGCGTCTGCCGGTGCATGACGGCTATACCTGGCAGGTGGTCGGCACCGACCTGGTGCTGATCTCGGCGACGACCGGCATCGTGGCCGACGTGCTGCAAGATGTCTTCGGCGGCAACTGA